One region of Bubalus kerabau isolate K-KA32 ecotype Philippines breed swamp buffalo chromosome 6, PCC_UOA_SB_1v2, whole genome shotgun sequence genomic DNA includes:
- the TDRKH gene encoding tudor and KH domain-containing protein: MSTERTSWTSLSTIQKIALGLGIPASATVAYILYRRYRESREERLTFVGEDDIEIEMRVPQEAVKLIIGRQGANIKQLRKKTGARIDVDTEDIGDERVLLISGFPVQVCKAKAAIHQILTENTPVSEQLSVPQRSVGRIIGRGGETIRSICKASGAKITCDKESEGTLLLSRLIKISGTQKEVAAAKHLILEKVSEDEELRKRIAHSAETRVPRKQPISVRREEVTEPGGAREPALWKNTGASLKQAAPLAVPPHKGDGDVAAVGPEEGSWEKPNDDSFQRSGVQTSPEMSMFEIPSPDFSFHADEFLEVYVSASEHPNHFWIQIIGSRSLQLDKLVSEMTQHYENSLPEDLTVHVGDIVAAPLPTNGSWYRARVLGTLENGNLDLYFVDFGDNGDCPLRDLRALRSDFLSLPFQAIECSLARIAPSGEQWEEEALDEFDRLTHCADWKPLVAKISSYVQSGISTWPKIYLYDTSDGKNLDIGLELVRKGYAIELAEDMEKNRAVPVMLDDLATETDVSLSMLTETKKSPGEIANTLSCLSLSEAASMSGDDNLEDDYLL; encoded by the exons ATGTCCACTGAACGGACTTCTTGGACAAGTTTGTCCACTATTCAAAAAATAGCACTGGGCCTTGGGATCCCTGCCAGTGCAACAGTTGCCTATATCCTATACCGCAGATACAGGGAAAGCCGAG AAGAACGGCTGACATTTGTTGGGGAAGATGACATCGAGATAGAGATGCGAGTCCCCCAGGAGGCTGTAAAGCTCATCATTGGTCGGCAAGGAGCCAATATTAAACAA CTAAGAAAGAAGACAGGTGCTCGGATCGATGTGGACACGGAGGATATAGGAGATGAGCGGGTGCTGCTTATCAGTGGGTTTCCTGTTCAGGTGTGCAAGGCCAAAGCAGCGATTCATCAGATCCTGACAGAGAATACGCCAGTGTCTGAGCAGCTCTCAGTCCCCCAGAGATCTGTGGGCAGAATCATAG GGAGAGGCGGCGAGACAATCCGTTCTATCTGTAAGGCCTCAGGAGCCAAAATAACCTGTGACAAAGAATCAGAAGGAACATTGCTACTATCAAGACTTATAAAAATCTCAGGAacgcagaaggaagtggcagcagCTAAG CATTTGATACTGGAGAAAGTTTCAGAAGATGAAGAACTTAGGAAGAGAATTGCTCATTCTGCAGAAACCAGAGTTCCACGGAAGCAGCCAATCAGCGTAAGAAGAGAGGAAGTGACAGAGCCAGGTGGAGCCAGAGAGCCAGCTTTATGGAAAAACACTGGCGCTAGCTTAAAACAGGCTGCACCTCTGGCAGTTCCTCCCCACAAAGGAGATGGTGACGTGGCTGCTGTGGGACCAGAAGAGGGTTCCTGGGAGAAACCTAATGATGACAGCTTTCAGAGGTCTGGTGTCCAGACCAGTCCAGAGATGTCCATGTTTGAAA TTCCCAGTCCAGACTTCAGTTTCCATGCTGATGAATTCCTAGAAGTATATGTCTCTGCCTCTGAACATCCTAACCACTTCTGGATCCAAATCATTGGCTCCCGCAGCCTGCAGCTGGATAAGCTTGTCAGTGAGATGACCCAGCACTACGAAAATAGTCTG CCTGAAGACTTGACTGTACATGTAGGAGACATTGTCGCAGCACCATTACCTACAAATGGTTCCTGGTATCGAGCCCGGGTCCTTGGCACCTTGGAGAATGGGAACCTGGACCTTTACTTTGTTGACTTTGGAGATAATGGAGATTGCCCACTGAGGGATCTCAGGGCGCTCAG GAGTGACTTCCTAAGCCTTCCATTTCAAGCAATAGAGTGTAGTCTGGCACGGATTGCCCCCTCAG gtGAACAATGGGAAGAGGAAGCTTTGGATGAGTTTGACAGACTCACTCACTGTGCTGACTGGAAGCCCCTGGTGGCCAAGATCTCTAGCTATGTCCAGTCTGGGATCTCAACTTGGCCCAAGATCTATTTATATGATACTAGTGACGGGAAG aaTCTTGATATTGGGCTAGAATTAGTTCGTAAAGGATACGCAATTGAGCTTGCAGAAGACATGGAAAAAAACAGAGCTGTCCCAGTAATGTTGGATGACCTC GCCACAGAAACAGATGTCTCACTGAGCATGCTCACTGAGACCAAGAAGAGCCCTGGAGAGATAGCAAATACCCTGTCCTGCCTCAGTTTATCAG AAGCTGCCTCTATGTCTGGTGATGATAATCTTGAAGATGACTACTTACTCTGA